A single region of the Terriglobales bacterium genome encodes:
- a CDS encoding Bax inhibitor-1/YccA family protein gives MGTAPYAISQSIASERTFISRVYGWMAGGLAITGLVAAYTANNPALVKAIFGSGLFWVLILAELGIVAALSWAIKHMTPVMAFSAFLFYAALNGLTLSVIFLIYTAESIGLTFFITAGTFGAMCIYGATTKRDLTSMGSLLFMALIGLVLASVVNIFWHSSGLYWVVTYAGILIFVGLTAYDAQKIKQMHAAGMEGSEEDRKAAILGALALYLDFINLFLYLLRLFGRRK, from the coding sequence ATGGGCACCGCGCCATATGCGATCTCGCAGTCGATAGCATCCGAGCGCACCTTCATCAGCCGCGTCTATGGCTGGATGGCGGGCGGGCTCGCCATCACCGGCCTGGTGGCCGCCTACACCGCCAATAATCCCGCCCTGGTGAAGGCCATCTTCGGCTCTGGTCTCTTCTGGGTCTTGATCCTGGCCGAGCTGGGCATCGTGGCAGCGCTCTCCTGGGCCATCAAGCACATGACCCCGGTCATGGCCTTCAGCGCCTTCCTCTTCTACGCCGCCCTCAATGGCCTGACCCTTTCGGTCATCTTCCTGATCTACACCGCCGAGTCCATCGGCCTGACTTTCTTCATCACCGCCGGCACCTTCGGCGCCATGTGCATCTATGGCGCCACTACCAAACGCGACCTGACCTCGATGGGCAGCTTGCTCTTCATGGCTCTCATCGGGCTGGTCCTGGCCTCGGTGGTCAACATCTTCTGGCACAGCTCCGGTCTCTACTGGGTGGTGACCTACGCCGGCATCCTCATCTTCGTGGGCCTGACCGCCTACGACGCGCAGAAGATCAAGCAGATGCACGCCGCCGGCATGGAAGGCAGCGAGGAGGACCGCAAGGCCGCCATCCTGGGTGCGCTCGCCCTCTACCTCGACTTCATCAACCTATTCCTGTATCTGCTACGCCTGTTCGGCCGGCGCAAGTAG